One part of the Lotus japonicus ecotype B-129 chromosome 2, LjGifu_v1.2 genome encodes these proteins:
- the LOC130736544 gene encoding uncharacterized protein LOC130736544, with protein sequence MEVVILDNMKNLVLETYSGKTDTKDHLLYFNTKMVISSASDAVKCRMFLSTFKGTAMAWFTTLSQGSITNFRDFSSKFLVQLSASKIKQVTIDDLYNVRQSEGETLKQYVRQFSAASVKIEESEPHACARAFKNGLQPGKLNSKLSHKPARSMVEVRARANTYILDEEDDAFKRKRTKMEKDGNQRDVSPTGKQRWEKGESSKQ encoded by the coding sequence ATGGAAGTGGTCATCCTGGACAACATGAAGAACCTTGTTCTTGAGACGTACAGTGGGAAGACCGATACAAAGGATCATCTGctttatttcaacacgaagatggtcaTAAGCTCAGCTTCCgacgcggtgaagtgcaggatgttcctGTCGACGTTTAAGGGTACAGCAATGGCTTGGTTCACGACTCTATCTCAGGGATCTATCACAAATTTTCGTGACTTCTCGTCAAAGTTCCTTGTTCAATTATCTGCGAGTAAGATCAAGCAGGTAACGATTGACGATCTATATAATGTCCGCCAGTCAGAAGGTGAAACTTTGAAACAATATGTGAGGCAGTTCAGTGCAGCATCTGTTAAGATTGAGGAGTCGGAACCGCATGCCTGTGCGCGAGCTTTTAAGAATGGACTGCAGCCGGGGAAGCTGAACAGTAAGTTGAGTCATAAGCCCGCTCGATCAATGGTGGAAGTACGTGCTCGGGCGAACACCTACATCttggatgaggaggacgacgctttcaaaaggaAGCGCACAAAGATGGAGAAGGACGGCAACCAGAGGGATGTCTCGCCGACGGGTAAACAAAGGTGGGAAAAAGGAGAAAGCAGCAAGCAGTAA
- the LOC130738195 gene encoding extensin-2-like, producing the protein MGSLMASITLTLALAIVSLSLPNQVSANSYIYSSPPPPKKPYYYHSPPPPVHSPPPPYHYSSPPPPPKKPYKYPSPPPPVYKYKSPPPPVYKYKSPPPPPKKPYKYPSPPPPVYKYKSPPPPVYKYKSPPPPPKKPYKYPSPPPPVYKYKSPPPPPKKPYKYASPPPPVYKYKSPPPPVYKYKSPPPPAKKPYKYHSPPPPVYKYKSPPPPAYYYKSPPPPPKKPYKYSSPPPPPYKYSSPPPPPYKYSSPPPPPYKYSSPPPPPYKYSSPPPPPYKYSSPPPPPYKYSSPPPPPYKYSSPPPPPYKYSSPPPPPYKYSSPPPPPYKYSSPPPPPYKYSSPPPPPYKYSSPPPPPYKYSSPPPPVYKYKSPPPPPPYHYSSPPPPPKKPYKYSSPPPPVYKYKSPPPPVHSPPPPHYVYSSPPPPVHSPPPPHYIYASPPPPYHY; encoded by the coding sequence ATGGGGTCTCTCATGGCCTCTATTACTCTAACTCTTGCATTAGCAATAGTCTCTCTAAGCTTGCCAAACCAGGTTTCAGCAAACAGCTACATTTATtcatctccaccaccaccaaagaAGCCTTACTATTATCACTCTCCGCCACCACCAGTGCACTCACCTCCTCCTCCATATCATTACtcttcaccaccacctccaccaaagaagCCATACAAGTACCCTTCTCCTCCACCACCAGTTTACAAGTATAAGTCTCCACCCCCACCAGTTTATAAGTATAagtccccaccaccaccacctaagAAGCCATACAAATACCCATCTCCTCCACCACCAGTTTACAAATACaagtctccaccaccaccagttTACAAGTATaagtctcctcctcctccaccaaagaagccATACAAATACCCTTCACCTCCACCACCAGTTTATAAATACAagtctcctccaccaccaccaaagaAGCCATACAAGTATGCTTCACCTCCACCTCCAGTTTATAAGTACaaatctccaccaccaccagtcTACAAGTACAAGTCTCCTCCACCTCCAGCAAAGAAACCATACAAGTACCATTCCCCTCCACCACCAGTTTATAAGTACaagtctccaccaccaccagctTACTATTACAAatctcctccacctccaccaaagaagCCATACAAGTACTCATCTCCTCCACCACCCCCATACAAGTActcatctcctcctcctccaccatacAAGTATTCATCCCCTCCACCACCCCCTTACAAGTACTCATCCCCTCCACCACCGCCATATAAGTActcatctcctcctcctccaccttaCAAGTACTCATCTCCCCCACCACCTCCGTACAAGTActcatctcctcctcctccaccctacAAGTACTCATCTCCTCCACCACCCCCGTACAAGTACTCAtcccctcctcctccaccttaCAAGTACTCATCTCCTCCACCACCCCCGTACAAGTACTCAtcccctcctcctccaccatacAAGTACTCATCTCCTCCACCACCCCCGTACAAGTACTCAtcccctcctcctccaccatacAAGTACTCATCTCCTCCACCACCGGTCTACAAGTATAAGtcccctcctcctccacctccttacCATTACTCTtcacccccaccaccaccaaagaAGCCCTACAAATACTCATCTCCTCCACCCCCAGTTTACAAATACaagtctcctcctcctcctgtccattcaccacctccaccacatTATGTATATTCATCACCTCCTCCTCCCGTCCATTCCCCACCTCCACCACATTACATCTATGCTTCACCTCCTCCCCCTTACCACTACTAG